GTATTCCTGGCCGGAGAAAATCTAACCAACACGGACTACGAGTATCTGCCCGGCTACCCCATGCCCGGCGCCACCGGCTTGGTCGGGGTCGGGTTCAAGTTCTGATAGGGAAGAAAACAGACATGGCATCCCAATCCGCATTCTTCGACAGCCGGGCCCGCGAGTGGGAAAAGAACTGCTATCCGGCGCCGGTCCGCAAGCGTCTTCAGGAGCTCATCCGCGATTTCGGGGTGCTTCCGGGCATGCACGTTCTGGACATCGGCACCGGCCCCGGCGTCTTGATACCGTACTTGCGGCGGTTGGTGGGAAAAGAGGGCAGGATCTGCGCCTTTGACCTGTCCTTCGAGATGATCCGACAGGCAACCCGAAAACCTCTCTCCGCGCAGGACCTGGTCCTGCAGGCGGACGTCCACCATATGCCTTTCCGAAATGAACTTTTTGACCAGGTGATCTGCTTTGCGGCCTTCCCGCATTTCAGCGATCCGGCACGAGCCCTTCGGGAAATGAGCCGGGTGGTGCGCCCCGGCGGCAGCGTGATTATTGCCCATCTGCTGAGCCGTCGGGAGTTGTCGGAGCACCACGCAACGCATTCGGCCGTGGCGCGGGACGTTTTACCGGACGACGCGCGGATGGAAAGCCTTTTTGGGGAAGCCGGACTTTCGCTTTCAGACATCGTGGACATACCCGGGCGCTACCTGGCGAAGGGGAACAAGCAACCATGATTGCACGGCATTTCCCTGGCGAAGACCCTCGATTTCAATGGATTTCCAAATCGTAATCAAGTATAAGTAATTCTTAGAGATCTGATGAAACCCGGCGGCGCCTTGGAGTGCACGGCCCTGCCCATCCAAAAGACCCGACAAGAGTCGGGCTGCAGATGTAAAAAGATCGTACCGTGAACCGCGATGTCTTTGATTGAAGACCATAAATCCATCCGCCTCGCCATCCTCATTGTGGACGACGAGGCCAACATCCGAAAGACGCTCTCTTACTGCCTGGCGGCGGACGGACATACGGTCATCGCGGTGAGCAATCCCGCCGACGCCGTCGAGGAGGCCAGGAGGAGATCGTTCGACCTGGCCTTCGTAGACCTGAAACTGGGCGAAGAAAACGGCATGGATCTGATCCCCCTTCTCTTGTCGGACTCACCCTGGACGAAGATCGTAGTCATCACGGCGCATGCCTCCATCGAAAGCGCGGTGGAAGCCATGCGGCGAGGCGCCACCGATTACATCACCAAACCCTTCACCCCCGATCAGGTCAGGTTTCTGACCCGACGGATCGGCCGGGTTCGCGAGCTGGAAACCGAGGTGGCCGCGCTTAAAGAAGACATGCACCGGCTGGGTCCGGAAGAGCGGCTTCAGAGCCTCAATGCCGCCATGCAGCGTGTCATCGAAACAGCGAGAAAGGCCGCTCCTTCGGAGGCGATTGTGTTGCTCCAAGGGGAAAGCGGTACGGGGAAGTCGGTGTTCGCCAGGGCTATCCATCATTGGAGCCACAGGTCGGCAAAGCCCTTGGCCGTAGTGGCTTGTCCCGCGGTGCCGCCCGACCTTCTCGAGAGCGAACTATTCGGACACGCCAAAGGCGCATTTACCGGAGCAGTGAGGGATCATCCCGGACGCATCGCGGCCTGCGAGGGCGGCACGCTCTTCCTGGACGAAATCGGAGACATGGCTCCCTCCGTGCAGGCCAAATTGCTGCGGTTCATCCAGGACAAGGAATACGAACGTCTAGGGGAGGCCAAACCCCGCAAGGCGGACGTGCGTATCCTCGCGGCCACCAACGCCGACCTCCAAAGGCGTGTAGCCGAGGGCCGTTTTCGGGAAGACCTGTTCTACCGGCTCAATGTGATCAGCCTGATCGTTCCCCCCCTCCGGCAGCGACCGGAAGACATTATGCCGCTCGCTGTGGACTTCCTCGCTTATTTCCGCCGGGCCAACCACAAAACGATCCTGGGCTTCACGGAAGCCGCCGAGGGAGCCCTGACGAGCTATGCATGGCCCGGAAATGTTCGAGAGCTTCGCAACACCATCGAACGCGCCGTGATCCTGGGCTTCGGGGAACGCATCGGGAAATCCGATCTTCCCGGCAGTATCACTCCTGCTGTCGGCATCCCCGCCATTGGCGACAGGGCGCCCTTGTCCGCCATTGAAGAGCTGCACATCAGAAGGGTCATGGCCAACACCTCCTCGCTCCAGGAAGCAGCGGACGTTCTGGGTATCGACCAGGCGACGCTTTGGCGCAGGAGAAAAGCCTACGGAATCTAGTTCCATCTATAGCTCTCATCCTCCTTGCATAATGCAAGGCCTCATGCTCCCCGATCTTTCACGCTTCAAGGCCCCTTTCCTTATTCATTTCCGTAACTCCATGATATTGCTTACGTTGCCGAATGGCACACCTGTTGCTTCTGTTCTTATCGATGGTTGTTGTAACCAAATGAAGGACTGCATCCCATGGCGCTGAAAAAGAAGATATTGATCGGATACGGCTTCGCCTTTGCCCTCATGGCCCTGGTGGTCGCGTGGGCTGTTACGAATCTGGTGTCCCTGGGCAAGGCGAGCGACGCGATCCTCCGCGAAAACTACCGGAGCATCCTGGCCGCCGAGAACATGGTGGATGCCCTGGAGCGGCAGGATAGCGGCATTCTGCTCCTGTTCCTGGGCGATGCCGAGAAGGGAATCGCTCAGTTCCGGGAAAGCGAAGCCGTGTTTCTCGAGTGGTTAGCCCGCGCCAAGGACAACGTCACGATTCACGGCGAGGCGGAACTCGTTCAATCCATCGAGGCCGATTACACGAAGTACCGGCAGCGCTTTTCCACGCTGACGGAGCTGCGGGAGGCGGAAAAACCTCCGATCGAAGCTTCCTTAGCCACGTATCAGGAATCGGTTCATTCCATTTTCGCCCAGGTGAGGAAGGCTTGTGTCGAACTGCGACAGCTCAATGAGGGGACCATGTATGCGGCCAGTGTGCGGGCGGGCCGCGTCGCCGAACGCGCCATCTGGTCCACCGTGTTGGTGGCGGCTTCGGCATTAATGGCGGCGCTGATGTTCAGTCTGTTCATCACGGAGCGGATCGTCCGACCGATCCGCCGCTTCATGGAGGCGTCCAGAAAGATTTCCGCGGGCGACTATACGGTTCAGGTGCCTGTAGAGGCCGGAGACGAGCTGGGTCGTCTGGCCCACGAATTCAACCAAATGGCCGATCAGCTCGGCCGGTACCATGAGATGAACATCGAGCAGATCATCTCCGAAAAGAACAAGGGTGAGGCGATTCTTTCCAGCATCGAGGACGGCCTGGTGGTCTTCGACAACAACCTCGATGTGACCGGTATCAACCCCGCCGCGCGCCGCATGCTGGACCTCGAGTTTGCGGAAAAGACCCATTTGGGGTGTGCGAATCTTTTTCCGGACCCCCGAGTTTGCGATCTGATCCGCAAGACCGTTGAGACGGGGGTCCAACCCGATCTTCCCGATGAGCAACGGATCGTTACTCTCATGGAGGGAGAGCGATCCCGCCACTATCTGTTTTCCATCACGTCCGTTCGAGGAAGGGATCGCAGCTTGTCCGGCATCGTACTGCTGCTAAGGGACGTTACTCGTTTGAAGGAGGTGGAACGGCTCAAGAGTGAGTTCGTTATGGCGGCATCCCACGAGCTTCGCACGCCGTTGACCAGCCTGGGAATGAGCGTTGATTTGCTCCTGGAACACGTCGCCCCGAGCCTTGCCGAGAAGGACCGCGATCTCTTGCAGGCGGCCCACGAGGAAGTTCACCGGATGAAGGCCCTGGTCAATGATTTGCTTGACTTGTCCAAGATCGAGGCGGGTAGAATCGAAATGGAGTTTGAGAACGTTCCGGTCCCGACTTTGTTCGATCACGTTAAAGCCGTTTTTAAAAGCCAGATGGACATGAAGGAGGTCGCGCTCACCTCGGAGATTGTCGGTGATCTGCCAAAGGTTCGAGCGGACGCCAACAAGATCACCTGGGTTCTGACCAATCTGATTTCCAACGCCCTTCGGTATGTGCGCGAAGGCGGGCACATAGAGCTCATGGCGCACAGGATCGGACCCCAGGTCCATTTGTCCGTGCATGACGATGGACCGGGAATTCCCCCGGAATATCATTCAAAGATTTTCCAGAAATTTGTTCAGGTGAAGGGGCAGGAGGCCGGTGGAACGGGCCTGGGGCTCGCCATCTGCAAGGAGATCGTGCGCGCGCACGGCGGCGCGATCTGGGTGGAATCATCTCCCGGTCAAGGCAGCACTTTTACCTTCACACTGCCCGCAGTCCGATAGGAGGAACCCATGGAAAACAAACCGATTCTGGTCGTGGACGACGAGAAGAACATCCGTCTGACCATGTCGCAATCACTTGAACCCCTCGAAATTCCCGTCCAGACGGCCGTAAACGGCGAAGAGGCGCTGCAAAAGCTTCAAAGGGAATCATTCGGGCTGGTGTTTCTGGACCTGAAGATGCCGGGAATGGACGGAATGGAGGTCCTGCGCCGAATCAAAGACGACTGGCCGAAAACCCGGGTGATCATCATCACGGCCCACGGAACCATCGAGTCCGCCGTGGAGGCCATGAAGCTCGGGGCCGTGGACTTCATTCAGAAGCCCTTCAGCCCCGGTGAAATCCGTGAACTTGCGACAACAGTGCTGGAGCGTGAGGCCCTAGACGAAGAGAACGCGATCGATTACCGGTCGCTGATCGAACTGGCCAAGCGTCACATATCGGACCGAAGCTTCGCCCTAGCCAGAGAAACGGCCCGTAAGGCCATCGCCGCGGACCCGGCCCAGGCGGAGGCCTATAACCTTCTCGGGGCCTTGCTCGAGATCAAGGGGGACCGGTTGGAGGCCCAGAAGTTCTATCGCGCGGCGCTGGACATCGATCCGACTTTCAAAGCGGCCTGGGCGAACCTGGATCGGACTACTTCCTGGGACAAGTTCGGCAAGATCGATCTCGGTCCGGATTCGAGCGATACCCAGAGCCGGGACGATACCGGCAAAGAGGGGCAACATGAAGAATAGCCGCTACATCGTCATCGTCGGGTGCGGGCGTCTCGGCGCTCATCTGGCCAATCAGCTCAGCCGCGAAGGCCATGCGGTCGTGGCGATCGATACGAATGAGGATGCATTCAATGACCTATCGCCCGATTTCAGCGGCTTTCGCGTACATGGAGACGCCATCCGGATGACGGTGCTGAAAGAGGCCAAACTCGACAGGGCGGACGTTCTTATCGCCACGACCCATGAGGATAACGTCAACCTGATGGTAGCCCAGGTGGCCCGAAGGATCTTCCACGTTCCCCAGGTGCTGGCCAGGGTGTTCGATCCCAAAAGGGAGGAAGTTTACTCTCAATTGGGCATTGATACCATCTGCCCGATGTCCGTGGCTTCGGACATGTTCGTTCGAGCCGTTGCCGATAGAGCCGCCGGACAGGGAGGAGCACGGTCATGAAGGCGATCATCGTGGGCGGCGGCAAGACGCTCTATTTTCTTTGCCGGAACTTCACCGCCAAAGGATACGAAGTCACCATCATCAACCGCAATAAGGAGGAATGCGTGCAATTGGCCCGCCAACTTTCCGCGACCGTGGTTTTCGGCGACGGCAGCGACGCCGGGGTTCTCAAGGAAGCCGGCGCAATGGGGGCGGACGCGGTGCTCGCCATCACCCCGAACGATCAGGACAACCTGGTCATTTGCCAATTGGCGGCCCTCAAATTCGGCGTGCCGAGAACGGTCGCACTGGCCAACGATCCTGACAACGCCGAGGTGTTCGACAAGCTGGGCGTCTTCTCGTTTTCGACCACCGATATCGTCAGCAGTCTCATCGAACAACGAGCCTCCCTGGAACAGATCACCAATCTCCTACCGGTCGGCGAGGGTCGGGTGAACGTAACGGAAATCATTCTCGATGCCGAATCACCGGTCACGGGAAAAGCATTGAAAGATATTCTTCTGCCCGAAAACGTCCTGGTCGCGGTCGTGATCCGCGACAACCAGCCCATCGTGCCTCGCGGAGCAAATCGGTTGCTGACGGGCGACCGGCTGGTGCTCATTACCCTGCCGGAGAACCATGGCCGAGCTCTGAAAGTATTCACGGGCGAACGGAAATAGAGGAACCGAACCTTGCGGGAAAAGGAATATCTCAAAGAGCGTTATGCCGCCATCCTCTCCTCCGTCGGCCTGACTCTCCTGCTTTCCGGCGCGGTGATGCTCACGCCGCTTTTGGTGCTCCTGGCTTTCCCTGATGAAGCCGAGCATGCCCCGGCGTTCGGCATTCCCGCGGGTTCCCTGGGCCTGGCAGGGTTGGTGTTGTGGCGGCTGTTTCGTTCCAACTCCATTGTTACCCTTTCGATCCGGGAGGGCGGCATCATCGTTCTCGTGAGTTGGGTCGTGGTCATCCTCTTTTCGGCATGGCCTTTCGTGTCCGTTTCGGGGCTCCCCTTTTCCAGGGCCGTTTTCGAGTCGACGAGCGGCTGGACCACCACCGGCCTCTCCGTTGTGGACGTGGCCAACACCGGTCCGATGATTCTATTCTGGCGCAGCGTCATGCAACTGGCCGGAGGAGCGGGGCTGGCCATCATCATGATGTCGGCCATCGTCGGCCCCACGGGAGTCGGCATATCGAGCGCCGAAGGGCGCAGCGATCAACTCGTTCCGCAGGTTCGGCAGTCGTCCCGTCTGGTACTGATCATCTATACCTGTTATGCGTGCGCGGGAACGGTAGCTTACTCGTTGGCGGGCATGTCCTTCTTCGATGCCGTCAACCATGCCTTCGCCGCCGTGTCCACGGGGGGATTTTCCACGCGTGTCGAGAGCATCGGTTATTGGGATTCCACGGCCATCGAGGCGGTTACACTGCCGCTCATGCTGCTCGGTAACCTGAGCTTCGTTACCGCCTGGTTCCTGTGGCGCGGCAAGCTCCGTCTTGTTGCGCGTAATGGGGAGGTCCGCCTTCTGGTTGTACTTATCCCCTTGTCCGCAGCCGCCCTCTTCTTTCTGACCTGCCGGGCGCTCTATCCGAACCTCGGGAAATCATTGCGCGTCGCGGTTTTCGAGACCATAACGGCAATAACCACCACAGGGTTTTCCACCGTCGGTTACAGCAATTGGAATTCCTTTGGGGTGCTCTTGTTGATCGTGTTGATGCTGATCGGCGGCGGAACGTGTTCCACGGCCGGCGGAATCAAACAGTTTCGCGTTTACTTGTTGTGGAAGCTGCTCTTCTGGGAAATCAGGCGTTCCCTCATGCCGCGGTCCGCCATTCTGGAACGTCCCATCTGGGAGGGCGATCGCCGTACATTTTTGGATGACGCCCGGGTGCGGCAGGTCGGGGTTTTTGTCTTCCTGTACCTGGTGACCTACCTGTTGGGGGTCCTGCTCTTGTGCGCCTGCGGCTACAGCCTTGGCGACTCGCTATTTGAATTCGCCTCCGCCATCGGAACCGTCGGGCTCTCGGTGGGAGTGACTTCCGGCCAAATGCCGGACATCGCCCTGTGGGCGGAGACGCTCGCCATGTTCCTCGGACGGCTGGAATTCATCGTGGTCATCGTCAGCCTGATCAAGATCGGCAGGGACGGCCGACGGACGATGGCGTGAGGAATGAATGGAAGCGGTTGTGACAAAGGAAAAAACAAGATCCAGGAATAGGCGTCCGGCCCGAAACCTTCGTTACTTGCTGTGCGACCCCACCGGGGAAGCCGGTGAGCCTTCATCTTCGGATGTGGACCGGGTCTTCAGCCCGATTCGATGCCTCGACAAAGCCGTGGACGAAAATCCCCGGATGATCTTGGTTCGTTTCGGGCGGATGCCGATCCGGGAGCGAGAAACCATGGTAGAGCTGTGCTTCGCGCTGAAGCGAAACACCCACACCAGAGATTGTCCGGTGCTCGTGCTCCTCTCCTCCATGCACCGCGGGCTGATGGAAGATCTGAATCGGTCGGGAGTGGATTTCGTCAAGTGTATCGGGGGGGCCGCGTTGAATTCAAGTCAGTTGCGGGAAATCGTCGGCGGACTCGGACCGGATGATTGCCCGGAACGACAATTGTCGGCTCTATGTGATTTTCTTCATTACACTCCGATCGATGGCCAACGCGAAATAACCGTGTGCGGGGCCTACCTGGAAAGGCTCGTGCTGGGAGGAAGATGGCTGCACGAGGTCTGCGAGACCGAAAACCATCTTCAATGCGAGTACTACATGAATCCAAGGGTCAAGTGAAGGTCCTTTGCAGCCAAACGTCAGAGTCCGTGGCCGGAGAGTCCATCACCGCGAACAGAACCTGATGGTCCGACCAACGGGCGGAGCATGAACATGAAACGATTTGCAGTCATAGGTCTTGGCAATTTCGGGTTTCACAGCGCCAAGACATTGTTCGAAGACGGTAACGAGGTTATCGCCATAGACACGGACAAGGCCCGGGTCCAGGCGGTGGACCCTCATTGCACGCAGGCTGTAGTGCTGGATGCGACGGATAAGGAAGCCCTTAAATCTCTCGGACTGGAAAATACGGACGCGGTCATTGTTTCCACTGGGACCAAGATCAGCAACAGCATCCTGATATGCCTTTACCTGCAGGAAATGGGAGTGAAAAAGATCCTGGCCAAAGCGCTGGATGAGGATCACGGGAAGATCCTCAAACGAGTCGGAGCCACCGAGATTATTCATCCGGAAAGGGACATGGCTGTGCGTGTCGCACGAGGGCTATCCCGTCCCAACGTGATCGATTTCCTCCCTCTCGCGGAAGAGTTCGACCTTATCCAAGTCGGCCCGCCAAGCCAGTTCGTGGGTAAGAGCCTCAAGGATCTGAATCTGCGGGCCAAATACAACGTGCATATCATCGGCATCAAGGAAACCGCGCCGGAGAACTTCCTCTTGGTCCCCCCTGCGAGCTTTGTGATAAAGGATACCGACATCCTGATCATGCTGGGCAAGTCGGACGATATTCGGAGAATCAGGGCGTTGAAGTAACCATACCGACGCCCGGCGCGGAAACGCCTCCCGCCGACGTCCTTGCCCTACCCCAAACATCCTGTTCTAGTACCTGTTCGCAGGGTCATAAGAAGCGGTTGTTTGTGGGGGGTTGCCATAAACAGAGAGGCGTTTCCGGTCCGCCTCACTCGTCGCTACAGTAGGGATCGATCATGATGGATGGGTGGCCCGGACAACTTGTTGTTCTTAAGATACAAGGACACGAGGTGGCTGTACGTCTTAAATCGTAGGGTTGCGTGATTTTATACT
This genomic stretch from Deltaproteobacteria bacterium harbors:
- a CDS encoding TonB-dependent receptor, whose translation is MTVDGYFLVNGKLSYDFVVGDRGLNVEVFLAGENLTNTDYEYLPGYPMPGATGLVGVGFKF
- a CDS encoding class I SAM-dependent methyltransferase, producing MASQSAFFDSRAREWEKNCYPAPVRKRLQELIRDFGVLPGMHVLDIGTGPGVLIPYLRRLVGKEGRICAFDLSFEMIRQATRKPLSAQDLVLQADVHHMPFRNELFDQVICFAAFPHFSDPARALREMSRVVRPGGSVIIAHLLSRRELSEHHATHSAVARDVLPDDARMESLFGEAGLSLSDIVDIPGRYLAKGNKQP
- a CDS encoding sigma-54-dependent Fis family transcriptional regulator; the protein is MSLIEDHKSIRLAILIVDDEANIRKTLSYCLAADGHTVIAVSNPADAVEEARRRSFDLAFVDLKLGEENGMDLIPLLLSDSPWTKIVVITAHASIESAVEAMRRGATDYITKPFTPDQVRFLTRRIGRVRELETEVAALKEDMHRLGPEERLQSLNAAMQRVIETARKAAPSEAIVLLQGESGTGKSVFARAIHHWSHRSAKPLAVVACPAVPPDLLESELFGHAKGAFTGAVRDHPGRIAACEGGTLFLDEIGDMAPSVQAKLLRFIQDKEYERLGEAKPRKADVRILAATNADLQRRVAEGRFREDLFYRLNVISLIVPPLRQRPEDIMPLAVDFLAYFRRANHKTILGFTEAAEGALTSYAWPGNVRELRNTIERAVILGFGERIGKSDLPGSITPAVGIPAIGDRAPLSAIEELHIRRVMANTSSLQEAADVLGIDQATLWRRRKAYGI
- a CDS encoding HAMP domain-containing protein, whose product is MALKKKILIGYGFAFALMALVVAWAVTNLVSLGKASDAILRENYRSILAAENMVDALERQDSGILLLFLGDAEKGIAQFRESEAVFLEWLARAKDNVTIHGEAELVQSIEADYTKYRQRFSTLTELREAEKPPIEASLATYQESVHSIFAQVRKACVELRQLNEGTMYAASVRAGRVAERAIWSTVLVAASALMAALMFSLFITERIVRPIRRFMEASRKISAGDYTVQVPVEAGDELGRLAHEFNQMADQLGRYHEMNIEQIISEKNKGEAILSSIEDGLVVFDNNLDVTGINPAARRMLDLEFAEKTHLGCANLFPDPRVCDLIRKTVETGVQPDLPDEQRIVTLMEGERSRHYLFSITSVRGRDRSLSGIVLLLRDVTRLKEVERLKSEFVMAASHELRTPLTSLGMSVDLLLEHVAPSLAEKDRDLLQAAHEEVHRMKALVNDLLDLSKIEAGRIEMEFENVPVPTLFDHVKAVFKSQMDMKEVALTSEIVGDLPKVRADANKITWVLTNLISNALRYVREGGHIELMAHRIGPQVHLSVHDDGPGIPPEYHSKIFQKFVQVKGQEAGGTGLGLAICKEIVRAHGGAIWVESSPGQGSTFTFTLPAVR
- a CDS encoding response regulator, with translation MENKPILVVDDEKNIRLTMSQSLEPLEIPVQTAVNGEEALQKLQRESFGLVFLDLKMPGMDGMEVLRRIKDDWPKTRVIIITAHGTIESAVEAMKLGAVDFIQKPFSPGEIRELATTVLEREALDEENAIDYRSLIELAKRHISDRSFALARETARKAIAADPAQAEAYNLLGALLEIKGDRLEAQKFYRAALDIDPTFKAAWANLDRTTSWDKFGKIDLGPDSSDTQSRDDTGKEGQHEE
- a CDS encoding TrkA family potassium uptake protein, giving the protein MKNSRYIVIVGCGRLGAHLANQLSREGHAVVAIDTNEDAFNDLSPDFSGFRVHGDAIRMTVLKEAKLDRADVLIATTHEDNVNLMVAQVARRIFHVPQVLARVFDPKREEVYSQLGIDTICPMSVASDMFVRAVADRAAGQGGARS
- a CDS encoding TrkA family potassium uptake protein, which gives rise to MKAIIVGGGKTLYFLCRNFTAKGYEVTIINRNKEECVQLARQLSATVVFGDGSDAGVLKEAGAMGADAVLAITPNDQDNLVICQLAALKFGVPRTVALANDPDNAEVFDKLGVFSFSTTDIVSSLIEQRASLEQITNLLPVGEGRVNVTEIILDAESPVTGKALKDILLPENVLVAVVIRDNQPIVPRGANRLLTGDRLVLITLPENHGRALKVFTGERK
- a CDS encoding TrkH family potassium uptake protein — its product is MREKEYLKERYAAILSSVGLTLLLSGAVMLTPLLVLLAFPDEAEHAPAFGIPAGSLGLAGLVLWRLFRSNSIVTLSIREGGIIVLVSWVVVILFSAWPFVSVSGLPFSRAVFESTSGWTTTGLSVVDVANTGPMILFWRSVMQLAGGAGLAIIMMSAIVGPTGVGISSAEGRSDQLVPQVRQSSRLVLIIYTCYACAGTVAYSLAGMSFFDAVNHAFAAVSTGGFSTRVESIGYWDSTAIEAVTLPLMLLGNLSFVTAWFLWRGKLRLVARNGEVRLLVVLIPLSAAALFFLTCRALYPNLGKSLRVAVFETITAITTTGFSTVGYSNWNSFGVLLLIVLMLIGGGTCSTAGGIKQFRVYLLWKLLFWEIRRSLMPRSAILERPIWEGDRRTFLDDARVRQVGVFVFLYLVTYLLGVLLLCACGYSLGDSLFEFASAIGTVGLSVGVTSGQMPDIALWAETLAMFLGRLEFIVVIVSLIKIGRDGRRTMA
- a CDS encoding TrkA family potassium uptake protein → MKRFAVIGLGNFGFHSAKTLFEDGNEVIAIDTDKARVQAVDPHCTQAVVLDATDKEALKSLGLENTDAVIVSTGTKISNSILICLYLQEMGVKKILAKALDEDHGKILKRVGATEIIHPERDMAVRVARGLSRPNVIDFLPLAEEFDLIQVGPPSQFVGKSLKDLNLRAKYNVHIIGIKETAPENFLLVPPASFVIKDTDILIMLGKSDDIRRIRALK